The following proteins are encoded in a genomic region of Dokdonia donghaensis DSW-1:
- a CDS encoding regulatory protein RecX → MQQPVKTYTVEEAKRKLEAYCAYQDRCHKEVAQKLRDMRMIPEAIDVVIGHLLEHNFLNEERFAKAFARGKFRHKSWGRVRITRELKQRGISAYNLKTALLEIEDEEYDRVFNTLSRKRYEQLSSETDKYRKRKKLADYLTYRGWEGDLVYEKVKELVP, encoded by the coding sequence GTGCAACAACCCGTAAAAACATATACTGTAGAAGAGGCAAAACGCAAGCTAGAAGCCTACTGCGCCTACCAAGACCGCTGTCATAAAGAGGTCGCGCAAAAGCTTAGAGATATGCGTATGATACCAGAAGCTATAGATGTAGTGATAGGTCACCTACTAGAGCACAACTTCTTAAATGAAGAGCGCTTTGCAAAAGCCTTTGCAAGGGGTAAATTTCGCCATAAAAGCTGGGGAAGGGTGCGTATCACCCGTGAGTTAAAACAACGCGGCATAAGCGCTTATAATCTCAAAACAGCCCTACTTGAGATAGAAGACGAGGAATATGATAGGGTTTTTAATACGCTTTCGCGAAAGCGTTATGAACAACTCTCCTCAGAAACCGATAAATACCGCAAGCGCAAAAAACTTGCAGACTATCTCACCTACAGAGGTTGGGAAGGTGATCTTGTGTATGAAAAAGTGAAGGAGCTGGTGCCTTAA